AGGGGTCAGGAAATGACTGAACTACAACAACCCCAGTCTATAGAGACGCCGCCAAATTTACTTGCGGATCTCATTAAAGCGATCGATGCCGGTGATGACTTAAGTGGGCTGATAAATCAATCTAAGTCAGACATTGCGAACGTTTTGGAGTCCGTCAACCCACCAAAACGTAAAGCCATAATTGATGTCGTCCCTGCGGAGAAATACTGGCCAATATTACACCTGCTAAAGTATGAAACGGCTCAACATGTACATTCATTATTGAATGAAGCAATGTTGAGTGAACGCCTAGCTCATATCTCCGAGAACGATGTCATCAATTTTGCCGACTTTCTACCTGTGGCATTTGTTGATGAATTTCTCTTACAGCAGAGTGATGCAAGCGCAGCATACATTCAACAGGCGCTCTCCTATAAAGATGATACGGTAGGGCGTTACATGGAGTCCTGCTATATCACGGCCAATAAGCGGAACACGATCGGTAGGATTAAAGGTGAAATGCAGCGCCGCTCAAATAGCCCTGTACGTTTAATTGTTGTACGTGATGGCACCGAAATCGTCGGGTGCGTTTCTCCAGAAGCCTTGTTGATCACATCCGACAGTGAGGTGCTGTCTTCAATATTGACGCCAACTCCGATTCTCGAGGACACTCAAAATATCTACGATGTGGGCAAATTAGTCTCTATTGATGGTAAGAGTCATTGGTTTCCTGTTTT
The Vibrio pelagius genome window above contains:
- a CDS encoding magnesium transporter, which translates into the protein MTELQQPQSIETPPNLLADLIKAIDAGDDLSGLINQSKSDIANVLESVNPPKRKAIIDVVPAEKYWPILHLLKYETAQHVHSLLNEAMLSERLAHISENDVINFADFLPVAFVDEFLLQQSDASAAYIQQALSYKDDTVGRYMESCYITANKRNTIGRIKGEMQRRSNSPVRLIVVRDGTEIVGCVSPEALLITSDSEVLSSILTPTPILEDTQNIYDVGKLVSIDGKSHWFPVLSGGKVVGVLPMSALAIALRELGLQAVVPENVKSEEDLFMPLGVAARLRGVWLVINLITAFAASAIIGVFDTVVEQVVALAILMPVVASMGGIAGSQTLAVSLRGIALNHLHQSNLKLLVNKELKIAAVNGLVMGAVIGGIVYWVFDSVGLGIIICCAISVNSLAAALSGTLIPFTLKKLNIDPAVAGSVVLTTVTDVVGFLVFLGLGALFLV